The Babylonia areolata isolate BAREFJ2019XMU chromosome 32, ASM4173473v1, whole genome shotgun sequence genome window below encodes:
- the LOC143276513 gene encoding V-type proton ATPase subunit F-like: MAVASMKGKLISVIGDEDTCTGFIVGGIGELNKHRVPNYMVVTKDTPAMEIEETFKSYLKRDDIAIVLINQHIAELIRHVIDQHTSPIPAVLEIPSKDCPYDASKDSILRRAKGMFSAEDFR; this comes from the exons ATGGCTGTGGCATCGATGAAAGGAAAGCTCATCTCTGTCATCGGAGATGAA GACACCTGCACTGGCTTCATTGTGGGAGGCATTGGAGAGCTGAACAAGCATCGTGTGCCCAACTACATGGTGGTGACAAAAG ATACACCAGCCATGGAGATTGAGGAGACATTCAAGAGCTACCTGAAGAGAGATGACATTGCCATTGTTCTCATCAACCAACAT ATTGCAGAGCTGATCCGCCATGTCATTGACCAGCACACCAGCCCCATTCCTGCAGTTCTGGAGATCCCGTCCAAGGACTGTCCCTATGATGCTTCCAAGGACTCTATACTGCGTAGAGCCAAG GGCATGTTCTCAGCAGAGGACTTCAGATAA